In Exiguobacterium acetylicum, the genomic stretch CGATCCCTTCTAGGTTGACGTACAAGTTGCGTGCATCTTGACGCTCGACGATACCTGTCATGATCTCGTCTTCACGATCCGCGAAGTGATTGTAGATGCGTTCGCGTTCTGCTTCACGCATTTTTTGTGTGACGATCTGTTTCGCCGTTTGTGCTGCAACACGACCGAAGTCGCCTGGCGTCACTTCGACTTTATGGAAATCGCCGAGTTCATATGTCGGATCGATCTCGTGCGCTTCTTCAAGCGAAAGTTGCTCTTCTGGTTGTGTCAATCGTTCGACGACTTCCTTAAGCGCGAAGACACGGATGTCTCCTGTCTGCTGGTCGAATTCGACCTTTACAGCCTCCGATTCTTTTCCGAAGTTGCGTCGGTACGCTGAAATCAATGCCTGTTCGAGCGCATCGATGATGATGTTCTTGTCAATTTCCTTCTCTTTCGCGATTTGATTGATCGCCTCGAGTAACTGTGGTCCCATCGTTCTCTTCCTTTCCGTCAGAACATTACCGCAAGTCGCGCAAGTGAAATCTTGTCGACCGGTATCTCAATTTTCAATTTTCTTGTTTTGACACGCACTTCGATTTCAAGCATCTCAGGTGTGTACGCGAGCAACGTTCCTTCGAATTCAACCGCATTCTTTACTGGATCGTGCGTTTTGATGTACACATGTTTCCCAATCGCCTTTTCGAAGTCCTCGTCTTTCTTCAGTGGACGTTCCGCTCCTGGACTAGCGACGTCGAGGTAATACGGCTCGTCGATCGGATCATTGTCATTCAATGCTTCCGATAACTGTTCATTGATTTTGACGCAGTCTTCAAGATCTACGCCACCCTCTTTGTCGATGGAGACACGTAGGAACCAATCCGCCCCTTCTTTGACGAATTCAACGTCGACTAGCTCCATCCCCTCTCGTTCGACGATTGGTTTTGCGAGCGCTTCGACCTTTTCCGTTACGTTCGTCATCTTCATCCTCCTTCAAAAAACAAACAAGAAAGGAGCAGGTCCCCCTACTCCTTCCAAGTCGTAGTATAAAAAACATTTCCTCACTCAATATAGCATAGGAAAGCGCTCAAAGCAAGTGTTCCTAAGGGCTTACAAGTCGAACAAGGAGAGCTGATTCTCGTCTGGTAACCCTTCGAGACAGCCTAGGTTATCGAGCGTCTCGATGATCGATTTCGACAATTTAGCGCGTTTTTGGAGGTCTTCCTTTGAGAGGAATTCGCCGCCTTTACGTGCTTCGACGATTTGCTTCGCAGCATTCGTCCCGAGACCTGTCACGGCATTAAACGGTGGTAACAACGTATCCCCATCAATGAGGAATTCCGTTGCACTTGAGCGATAGAGATCGACTTTTTGGAACGTAAAGCCGCGTTCGATCATCTCAAGCGCGATTTCAAGAACCGTGTACAATCCCTTATCCTTCGCCGTCGCTTCGAAACCTTTGTCCTTGATGTCTTGCAAGACTTTCCGAACGGCAGCAGATCCCTTATTCATCGCGCCGATATCAAAGTCACCCGCACGTACCGTAAAGTACGAAGCGTAGTAATACATCGGATGATGGACTTTATAATAGGCAATCCGGACAGCCATCAAGACGTAGGCAGCAGCATGGGCTTTCGGGAACATGTACTTGATTTTCTTACAAGAATCGATATACCAGAGTGGCACATCGTTCTCGATCATCGCCTCTTCCATGTCAATCGAGAGTCCTTTCCCTTTACGGACTGACTCCATGATTTTAAAGGCAAGTGACGGTTCAAGACCGGCGTAGATCAAGTAGACCATGATGTCATCTCGACAACCGATGACATCTTTTAGTTCACACGTTCCGTTGTAGATCAATTCGCTGGCGTTTCCAAGCCAGACATCCGTTCCGTGCGAGAGTCCTGAAATCTGAACGAGCTCTGAAAACGTCGTCGGTTTCGTCTCTTCTAACATTTGGCGGACGAACTTTGTCCCGAACTCCGGAATGCCAAGCGTTCCTGTTTTTGAGTCAATCTGTTCCGGCGTTACACCAATCGATTCCGTCGAACTGAAGATTTTCATGACTTCCGGGTCATCGACCGGAATCGTCTTCGGATCTCGTCCTGACAGATCTTGTAGCATCCGGATCATCGTCGGGTCATCGTGACCGAGGATATCGAGTTTGAGTAAGTTATCGTGAATCGAGTGGAAGTCAAAGTGTGTCGTCTTCCATTCAGAACCCATATCGTCTGCCGGATACTGAATCGGACTGATATCGTAAATATCCATATAGTCTGGTACGACGATGATCCCACCCGGGTGTTGTCCGGTCGTCCGTTTGACACCGGTGACACCACTGACGAGACGATCGACTTCCGCATTCCGATACGTCAGCTCATTCTCCGACTGATACCCTTTGACGTAGCCATACGCCGTCTTCTCGGCGATTGTTCCGATTGTTCCGGCACGGTAGACGTAATCGTCACCGAACAGGACTTTCGTATAGGCGTGTGCCTGTGGCTGGTATTCTCCACTAAAGTTCAAATCGATATCCGGTACTTTATCCCCTTTAAATCCGAGGAACGTCTCGAACGGAATATCATGACCATCCTTAAACAATGGGACATCACACTTCGAACAAGACTTATCCGGTAAATCGAATCCCGAACCAACGGAACCGTCATCGAAGAACTCCGATTCCTTACAATTCGGACAGACATAATGCGGTGGTAATGGATTAACTTCCGTGATCTCGGTCATCGTCGCAACGAGACTTGATCCGACCGATCCCCGTGAACCGACTAAATAGCCGTCGTCGAGCGACTTTTTAACGAGTTTGTGGGAAATCAGATAGATGACGGCGAATCCGTGACCGATGATCGACTTCAACTCTTTTTCGAGGCGGGCTTCGACGATCTCCGGTAACGTGTCGCCGTAAATCCGGTGCGCCATATCGTACGACAAGTTCCGAACTTCTTCATCCGCCCCTTCGATCTTCGGTGTATAGAGATCCTTTGGAATGATGTCGATATTCTCGAACTGTTCCGCGACAGCTTGACTGTTCGTGATGACGAGACGTTCCGACACATCCGGTCCGAGGAACTTGAAGTCGTCCATCATTTCCTTCGTCGTCCGGAAGTGTGCCGGTGGCAGTTGTTTTCGCATGTTCAGCATGTTCGCTCCACCTTGCGTCCGGATCAAAATCTCCCGGTACGTCGCGTCATGTTGATCGAGGTAATGCACGTTCCCTGTCGCGACTGGTAAAATATCGTGTTCTTCCGCGACACGGATGATCT encodes the following:
- the rimP gene encoding ribosome maturation factor RimP produces the protein MTNVTEKVEALAKPIVEREGMELVDVEFVKEGADWFLRVSIDKEGGVDLEDCVKINEQLSEALNDNDPIDEPYYLDVASPGAERPLKKDEDFEKAIGKHVYIKTHDPVKNAVEFEGTLLAYTPEMLEIEVRVKTRKLKIEIPVDKISLARLAVMF
- a CDS encoding PolC-type DNA polymerase III; amino-acid sequence: MSLLLSDLELPNGIIEEYFNEAVLEKLRVNKAKATWTFEIRLPHVLPQNVYQLFTSRLISRYQQFAEVKVILYADSRPDERLYHDYWPYVVQDLADVSSAMRTQLGRVLPEFKEQKLFIPVRSEPEAGFLKSSLCGELQLLYSAYGFPKFNCEPIVQINESKQEALRNQVKQEDMEEAKRMLELQFKREQSRDDDEGPVEIRIGKPIQDEIVPIKTIQDEERRIAIRGLVFSAESRELRSGKTIFTFKMTDYTDSLVVKMFARDETDVKILSAIKKGMWIQAAGRVEFDTFLRDLCMMIAQLSEVKMEAPADPWAGEKRVELHAHSQMSQMDAVMNVTKYVERAAKWGHPAVAITDHAGAQSFPDAYYAGKKNDIKVLYGIEANVVDDGVQVAYHPAERNLDDATFVVFDVETTGLSAMYNKIIELAAVKIHDGDIIDKFEAFADPKHLLSATTIDLTGITDDMVRGKPDPEQVVKEFMDWVGDSILVAHNASFDIGFLNATLRSGGHDESVLPVIDTLELARVLMPTLKNHRLNTLAKRFDIELTQHHRAIYDAEATGYLMVKLLQMADEMFDMKTHASLNREMGKDISRARPYHATVYAKNRTGLKNLYQLISIAHTKHVHRVVRTPRSQLVAHRDGLIIGSACDNGEVFDAALNKSDEDLAKVMQFYDFIEIQPPAMYGHLIEREIVQSELELRELIKKIIRVAEEHDILPVATGNVHYLDQHDATYREILIRTQGGANMLNMRKQLPPAHFRTTKEMMDDFKFLGPDVSERLVITNSQAVAEQFENIDIIPKDLYTPKIEGADEEVRNLSYDMAHRIYGDTLPEIVEARLEKELKSIIGHGFAVIYLISHKLVKKSLDDGYLVGSRGSVGSSLVATMTEITEVNPLPPHYVCPNCKESEFFDDGSVGSGFDLPDKSCSKCDVPLFKDGHDIPFETFLGFKGDKVPDIDLNFSGEYQPQAHAYTKVLFGDDYVYRAGTIGTIAEKTAYGYVKGYQSENELTYRNAEVDRLVSGVTGVKRTTGQHPGGIIVVPDYMDIYDISPIQYPADDMGSEWKTTHFDFHSIHDNLLKLDILGHDDPTMIRMLQDLSGRDPKTIPVDDPEVMKIFSSTESIGVTPEQIDSKTGTLGIPEFGTKFVRQMLEETKPTTFSELVQISGLSHGTDVWLGNASELIYNGTCELKDVIGCRDDIMVYLIYAGLEPSLAFKIMESVRKGKGLSIDMEEAMIENDVPLWYIDSCKKIKYMFPKAHAAAYVLMAVRIAYYKVHHPMYYYASYFTVRAGDFDIGAMNKGSAAVRKVLQDIKDKGFEATAKDKGLYTVLEIALEMIERGFTFQKVDLYRSSATEFLIDGDTLLPPFNAVTGLGTNAAKQIVEARKGGEFLSKEDLQKRAKLSKSIIETLDNLGCLEGLPDENQLSLFDL